The Pseudomonas baetica genome includes a region encoding these proteins:
- the purT gene encoding formate-dependent phosphoribosylglycinamide formyltransferase: MTRIGTPLSPTATRVLLCGCGELGKEVVIELQRLGVEVIAVDRYANAPAMQVAHRSHVINMLDGAALRAVIEAEKPHFIVPEIEAIATATLVELEAEGFTVIPTARAAQLTMNREGIRRLAAEELDLPTSPYHFADTFEDYSKAVQDLGFPCVVKPVMSSSGKGQSLLRSNDDVQKAWDYAQEGGRAGKGRVIIEGFIDFDYEITLLTVRHIGGTTFCAPVGHRQEKGDYQESWQPQAMSPIALAESERVAKAVTEALGGRGLFGVELFIKGDQVWFSEVSPRPHDTGLVTLISQDLSQFALHARAILGLPVPLIRQFGPSASAVILVEGQSNQTAFANLGAALSESDTALRLFGKPEVNGQRRMGVALARDESIEAARAKATRAAQAVVVEL; encoded by the coding sequence ATGACCCGTATCGGAACTCCATTGTCGCCAACCGCGACCCGCGTATTGCTGTGTGGCTGTGGTGAGTTGGGCAAGGAAGTGGTAATCGAGCTGCAACGCCTGGGCGTTGAGGTGATTGCCGTCGACCGTTACGCGAACGCGCCGGCCATGCAAGTCGCCCATCGCAGCCATGTGATCAACATGCTCGACGGCGCGGCCCTGCGTGCAGTCATCGAGGCCGAGAAACCGCACTTCATCGTGCCGGAAATCGAAGCCATCGCCACCGCCACCCTGGTCGAACTGGAAGCCGAAGGCTTCACCGTGATTCCGACTGCCCGTGCTGCGCAGTTAACCATGAACCGCGAAGGCATCCGTCGTCTGGCCGCTGAAGAGCTGGATCTGCCGACCTCGCCGTACCACTTTGCCGACACCTTCGAGGACTACAGCAAAGCCGTTCAGGACTTGGGCTTCCCCTGTGTCGTGAAGCCGGTGATGAGTTCGTCGGGCAAGGGCCAGAGCCTGCTGCGCAGCAATGATGACGTGCAGAAAGCCTGGGACTACGCCCAAGAGGGCGGCCGCGCGGGTAAAGGCCGAGTGATCATCGAAGGCTTCATCGATTTCGACTATGAAATCACCCTGCTGACCGTGCGCCACATCGGCGGCACCACGTTCTGTGCGCCGGTCGGTCACCGTCAGGAGAAGGGCGACTATCAGGAATCCTGGCAGCCACAAGCCATGAGCCCGATTGCACTGGCTGAGTCCGAGCGTGTTGCCAAGGCTGTCACCGAAGCATTGGGTGGTCGTGGTCTGTTTGGCGTCGAGTTGTTCATCAAGGGTGATCAGGTGTGGTTCAGCGAAGTCTCGCCGCGTCCGCATGACACCGGTCTGGTCACGCTGATTTCCCAGGATCTGTCGCAGTTCGCCTTGCACGCACGCGCCATTCTTGGCCTGCCGGTGCCGTTGATTCGTCAGTTCGGGCCATCGGCTTCGGCGGTTATTCTGGTGGAAGGTCAGTCGAATCAAACCGCATTCGCCAACCTGGGTGCTGCGCTGAGCGAGTCGGATACGGCGCTGCGTCTGTTCGGCAAGCCGGAAGTGAATGGCCAGCGTCGTATGGGCGTGGCGCTGGCGCGGGATGAGTCGATTGAGGCTGCTCGGGCCAAGGCAACTCGCGCTGCTCAGGCTGTTGTTGTAGAGCTGTAA
- a CDS encoding VUT family protein, which translates to MIFLIAYISSVVLINFAFSTAPHLDIIWSAWGGLVFVLRDMVQTRFGHGAIVAMLAALVLSYVTSDPSIALASATAFAVSECIDWLVFSITKRPLRDRLWISSALSIPLDTFIFFGMIDLLTPPVIITALASKFAGVTAVWLIMAWRERKQAVAG; encoded by the coding sequence ATGATTTTCCTCATCGCCTACATCAGCAGCGTTGTACTCATCAACTTCGCTTTCTCCACCGCGCCACACCTGGACATCATCTGGTCGGCCTGGGGCGGTCTGGTGTTCGTGCTGCGCGACATGGTTCAAACCCGCTTCGGCCATGGCGCAATCGTGGCGATGCTGGCGGCACTGGTGCTGTCTTACGTTACCTCCGATCCGTCCATTGCACTGGCCAGCGCCACCGCATTCGCGGTCTCCGAGTGCATCGACTGGCTGGTGTTCAGCATCACCAAACGACCGTTGCGCGACCGCTTGTGGATCAGTTCGGCGCTGAGCATTCCCCTCGATACCTTCATCTTTTTCGGCATGATCGACCTGCTGACGCCACCGGTAATCATCACCGCGCTGGCCTCCAAGTTTGCCGGTGTCACCGCCGTCTGGCTGATCATGGCCTGGCGCGAGCGCAAACAGGCCGTCGCCGGCTGA
- a CDS encoding DUF1289 domain-containing protein, with the protein MNTPERPVASPCVNICALDEDDVCTGCQRTVEEITRWGRMTNDERRVVLGLCHERAKASGLVWMIPGKSGA; encoded by the coding sequence ATGAACACGCCCGAAAGACCTGTCGCTTCGCCCTGTGTGAATATTTGTGCGCTGGATGAGGACGACGTTTGCACTGGCTGCCAGCGCACGGTCGAGGAGATTACGCGCTGGGGCCGGATGACCAATGACGAGCGCCGCGTGGTGCTGGGTTTGTGTCATGAGCGGGCGAAGGCGAGTGGGTTGGTGTGGATGATCCCCGGGAAATCCGGCGCCTGA
- a CDS encoding gamma carbonic anhydrase family protein: protein MKYRLGDARVETHPQSWVAPNAVLVGKVKLEEGANVWFNAVLRGDNELILIGKNSNVQDGTVMHTDMGYPLTIGTGVTIGHNAMLHGCTVGDYSLIGINAVILNGAKIGKNCIIGANSLIGEGKEIPDGSLVMGSPGKVVRELTEPQKKMLEASAAHYVHNAQRYARDLVEQEE, encoded by the coding sequence ATGAAATACCGCTTGGGCGACGCCCGTGTCGAGACCCACCCGCAGAGCTGGGTCGCCCCCAATGCCGTGCTGGTAGGCAAGGTCAAACTGGAGGAGGGCGCCAACGTCTGGTTCAACGCCGTGCTGCGCGGCGACAACGAACTGATCCTGATCGGCAAGAACAGCAACGTCCAGGACGGCACGGTGATGCACACCGACATGGGTTATCCGCTGACCATCGGCACCGGCGTGACCATCGGCCACAACGCCATGCTGCATGGCTGTACGGTCGGCGACTACAGCCTGATCGGCATTAATGCGGTGATTCTGAACGGCGCGAAGATTGGCAAGAACTGCATCATCGGCGCCAACTCGCTGATTGGTGAGGGCAAGGAAATCCCGGACGGTTCGCTGGTGATGGGTTCGCCGGGCAAGGTCGTGCGGGAATTGACCGAGCCACAGAAGAAGATGCTCGAAGCCAGCGCCGCGCACTATGTGCACAACGCCCAGCGTTATGCGCGTGATCTGGTCGAGCAAGAAGAATGA
- a CDS encoding CoA pyrophosphatase → MLDELLHRVSNHTPRTLETDTRFPEAAVLVPITRSDEPELVLTLRASGLSTHGGEVAFPGGRRDPEDPDLIFTALREAEEEIGLPPGLVEVIGPLSPLISLHGIKVTPYVGVIPDFVEYQPNDAEIAAVFSVPLEFFRKDPREHTHRIDYQGRSWYVPSYRYGDFKIWGLTAIMIVELINLLYDAKISLHTPPKSFINT, encoded by the coding sequence ATGCTGGACGAGCTACTGCATAGGGTAAGCAACCACACACCGCGCACGCTGGAGACCGACACCCGTTTCCCCGAGGCCGCCGTTCTGGTGCCGATCACCCGCAGTGACGAGCCGGAACTGGTGCTGACCCTGCGTGCCAGCGGGCTCTCGACCCACGGCGGCGAAGTCGCCTTTCCCGGTGGACGTCGCGATCCCGAAGACCCGGATCTGATCTTCACCGCCCTGCGCGAAGCCGAAGAAGAGATCGGCCTGCCACCGGGACTGGTCGAAGTGATCGGCCCGCTCAGCCCGTTGATCTCCCTGCACGGCATCAAAGTCACCCCTTATGTCGGCGTGATCCCCGATTTCGTCGAGTACCAGCCCAACGACGCGGAAATCGCCGCAGTGTTCAGCGTGCCGCTGGAATTCTTCCGCAAAGACCCTCGCGAACACACCCATCGCATCGACTATCAAGGTCGCAGTTGGTACGTGCCGAGCTATCGCTACGGCGATTTCAAGATCTGGGGCCTGACCGCCATCATGATCGTCGAGTTGATCAATCTGCTCTATGACGCCAAGATCAGTCTGCATACTCCGCCTAAAAGCTTTATTAACACCTAA